Part of the Sphingobium sp. TKS genome is shown below.
ATCATATTTGGTGCGGATGTCTTCGGGCAGAGCCAGCATCCGCTGGAAATGCGTCGGCACCATCACCGATCCTGCGACCTTATATTTCTCGATCAGTGCCAGCGTCTTTTCCGCATCGAAATGCTCGACGGTAATCAGGCTCATGCCGCCAAAGACATTGCGCGCCATGCCGAGCGGCCCGGTATGATAAAGCGGCCCCACGGCAATGCCGGGCGAAGGCGTGATCTTCGATCGGATCGCTTCGGCCAGAGCCTTCACCGTGGCAGCGCGCGGGAAATATTGCGGCGGCGTCTCGGTGGCCTTGGGTCGTCCCGTGGTGCCGGACGTATAGTGGAGATGCGGCAAAGGTGGCACCTCAGGATCGGGTTCAGCGGTCGAAGCCGCCGCGATCCAGTCCTCCCAATGGATGACATCTTCACGATCAGGGCAGCGCCAGCCGATCACCGTCTTGACGCCAGCCTCAGCGGCTGCGGCAAGCCCGGCCTCCATCGTCTCCGGCCCGACCAGCAGCGCCACCGCGCCACTGTCCTTCAGAATATAGGCGGCCTCCGAAGGCGTCAGGTGAAAGCTCACCGGCACGCTGGAAATGCCCGCCTCCAGACAGGCGACATAGGCGATCACTGTCTCGGCGCTGTTGGGCGCGAACACCGCCACTCGCCGCTCGGTCAGGTCGAGGCCATTGAGCGCATTGGCCGCCCGGTTGAGCAGCTCATCCAACTGATGCCAGTCATAAGTCACCCGCTCATCGGCAAGGGCGAGTTGGTCACGACGCGCGGGATCGACCCCGCCAAGGCTCAAAGACATCAAACGTCCTTTCGGGAAGCAATGGCGGGCGCCAGATAGCGCAGCGCCATGCGGAAGGAGATCAAGGCGATCACCGAACAGACCGTCACCACGACGGCGAGCGACTGTCCCAGCGCGCCCTCATCATGGAACACATATTCGGTCAGCGCCGCGACGATCGCCGGCCCCGCACCGAGGCCAAGGATCGTGAAGACGAACAGGAAAAAGGCCAGCATCCGCGCCCGGATCGTGGCTGGCGCGATCAGCCCCATGACCGACGACACATAGACCATGAACGGCACGGTGATGAACTGCGCCACGCAATAGCAGGCCAGGAACACATAGACGTTGGTGGCGAAGAACATATAGCCGACCACCGGCAGGAAACCGATGATCAGCCAGCTATAGAAGCGCAAATGCGCGTCCTTCATGCCGCCGGAAAAGAGCCGGTCGACGATCCAGCCATTCACCACCAGCGACACGGCCGACACGATGTTCATCATGCTGAGCGCGAGGCCATATTGCACCGGCTTCCACCCGAAATGCCGCTCGATATAGGCGGGCACCCAGTTGGTCATCGAATAGCCGCACATGGCGAGGCAGGATGTGCCCACCAGCATCAGCGCCAGCAGCTTCCAGTTGCGCGAAACGAAGGTTCGGATTTCGCCCGAAGCCGCCATTGAAGCCGCGCCCGGCGGTTTCCTGCGGCCCGGATCGGGAAAGGTGAACAGCAACAGCGCGAAGATGATCCCCGGCAAGCCCACCATCATCATGACCAGCTGCCAGGGCTGCGCGGGGCCATGAAAGGGAATGTGAATGCCGGTATGCGCCGTCGCAAAGGCAATCGCGACGCCTCCCAGCGCAAAGGCCGTCGCCGACCCCACTTTGCCCGCCATCTGGAAGGTCGAGGTCGCCCGCGTCAGCAGGCGCGGCGGAAAGGCGTCGGCAATCAGCGAATAGGCGGCAGGTAGCAGCGCCGCTTCCCCCACGCCCACGAAAATCCGCCCGATCAGCAGCGCCTCATAGGTCTGCGCGAAACCGCAGGCCGTGGTCGCGATCCCCCAGATCACCACGCCGCCAAAGATGATCCAGCGCCGCGAAAACCGATCCGAAGCCCAACCGAGCGGCAAGCCGAAAACTGCATAAAAGATGGCGAAGGAGGTCGAAGTGATCATGCTGATCTGCACGTCGGACAGCAGCAGATGCGCCTTGATCGGCGTCACCAGCATCGACACGATCAGCCGGTCGACCCAGCTGAGCACGTACAGCCCGAACAGAACCGCCACCATCCACCAGGCACTGCCGAGGCCGGGGTTGGCCCGGCTGTCGGCTTGGTTCTGCGGGGTCATCAGCATGATCCTTCCTCGCCTTTCCGGTTAAAAAGTTCAGCGCACCGGCAATTGGTTGAGTTCAGCAATCTTGAGCTTGCCAAGCTGCGCCATGTGAACCTCGTCCGGGCCATCCGCGAAGCGCAGGTAGCGCGCATTCATGAAGGCGGCGGCGGGTGGGAAATCGCTCGAAATGCCGATGCCGCCGAACACCTGCATGGCCCGATCCGCCACCGTCTGGGTCATGCGCGGCGCGACGATCTTGATGGCGGCGATCAGGTCCTTGGCGATCTTGTTGCCATAGCGGTCCATCGCATCGGCGGCCTTCAGCGTCAGCAGCCGCGCCTGCTCAATCTCGCAGAAGGAGAGGGCGATATCCTGCCTTATGCTCCCCTGATCCGCGAGCTTGCGCCCGAAAGCGACCCGGCTTTCCACCCGCCGCGCCATATATTCCAGCGCCCGCTGCGCTTGCCCGATGAGCCGCATGCAGTGATGGATACGGCCCGGCCCAAGTCGTCCCTGCGCGATCTCGAAGCCGCGCCCTTCGCCAAGGATCAGGTTCTCCTTGGGCACGCGCACATCCTTGAACACCATTTCCGCATGACCGCCGGGCGAATGCACGGCGTTCATCACATCGAGCGGGCGGATGATCTCGATGCCGGGCGTGCCGGCCGGGATCAGGATCTGCGAATGCTGCTGGTGGCGCGGCCCGTCATTGGGGGTCTTCCCCAGCAGGATGAAGATTTTGGTATTGGGATCGAGCGCGCCCGAAATCCACCATTTGCGCCCATTGATGACGTAATCGTCGCCATCCGCGATGATGGTGGTGGCGACATTGGTCGCATCCGAAGAGGCGACCTCCGGCTCCGTCATCACATAGGAGGAGCGGATCGTGCCATCGAGCAGCGGCTTCAACCACTTCTCCTGCTGCTCCGGCGTGCCGTAGCGGGCCAGCACTTCCATATTGCCGGTGTCGGGCGCCGAGCAGTTGAAATATTCCGACGACCCGATCACGCGCCCCATGATCTCGGCCAGCGGTGCATATTCCAGATTGGTTAGGCCGGGACTCCATTCGCCATATTCATGCGGCAGGAACAGGTTCCACAGACCGGCTGCCTTGGCCTTGGCCTTGATCTCCTCCGTGCCCGGCCAGCGCTTCCACAGGTTCGCCGGGTCATGGTGGAAATGGTCGCGCTCTTTCTCGATCGGATAGACATGGGCGTCCATGAAATCGATGAGCCGCGCTTGCAGCGCTTTCACCTTATCGGAATATTCGAAGTTCATCGGATGATCCTTCTTGGAAAAATTCAGGTGAGCGTGAGGCCGCCGTCGACGACCAGAGTCTGCCCGCAAATATAACCGGAGAGGGGAGAGGCGAGGAAAAGCGCCACGCCCGCCATCTCCTCGACCGACCCGAAGCGGCCCAGGGGAATCTTCGCCAGCGCTCGGGTCCGCCGCTCGTCATTGTCCATCGTCACCTTGGTCATCTTGGTATCGACCAGGCTCGGCGCGATGCCGTTGACGCGGATGCCGTCGCCCGCCCAGGCAATCGCCAGCGCCCGCACCAGATTGACCGCGCCCGCTTTGGACGCCGCATAGGCGGGGTTGCCGAAGGTCGCCTTGAACGCGCCGATGGAACTGACGACGATGATCGCCCCCTTGGCGGCCGCCAGCGCTTCCCGGCACAGATTGGAAATATGCAGGATGGAGTCGAGATTGACCGCCATCACCTTGTTCCAGCCCTCGGCCTCGAACTCCTGCCGCCGGTAGAGCACGGCCCCCTGCGAATGGATCAGCACATCGAGCCTGTCGAAAGGCACCGGCGCCGCTGCAATCGCTGCCGCATCGCTGACGTCGACCTGCGTATAGCCGACGCCTTCGAGGTCGGAGCCTTCCTCGCCCGCATAGTCGGCCGCGCTGGTCCGCGTGCCCCAGACATGCACCTGCGCACCGCGCTGGCGGAAGGCCTGCGCCATGCCGTTGCCGATGCCGCTCGATCCGCCGACCACCAGCACCGTCTTTCCGGTGAAGTCGAGTTCGTTGGTCAAAGGGGATTCCTCTTCATGTCAGCGGATCAGCGCTTCAGCGCGCTCGAAAAGATGGATGGCGCGGCCGTGGAGCTTGTCGCCGGTCTCGCGCGGCGCCTTGCCAGCGCAGGCGCGGGCGTAAGTGCCCTCCAGCAGGATGCCGAGCTTGTAGCAGGCCAGCACATGATACCAATCGACAGCCGACAGATCGCGCGCCGATCCCTCCGCATAGCGCGTGACCAATTCGCCCGCGGCCGGGAACCCATTCCAGGGTTTCACCGATACCGTGCTTTCCGATTTCCCATCCGGCCAGGTCGCCAGCACCCATCCCAGGTCCAGCAGCGGATCACCGATCGTCGCCAGTTCCCAATCGATGATCGCCGCCAGTTCCGGCCCATCATTGCGATACATCACATTGGCCAGATGATAGTCGCCATGCATGATGCCGGGCATGAAGCGGTCGGGCCGATGCCGTTCCAGCCAATCCCCTACCGCGCCGACGGAGGGCAACGCCTCCGGCCCCGTCCACCCGTCAAACTCGCCATAGCCCGCAAGCTGCGATCGCCAGCGATCGACCTGCCGCCCGAGGAAATTCTCCGGCTTCCCGAAATCGGCCAGGCCCAATGCCTGATGATCCTGCGCGCCCAGGGCCGCGATCCCATCCACCAGAGCCAGCCCCATGGCATGGCGCATCGCCGGCGAACTGGCATGGGGTTCGGGCAATTGTCCCACCGGATTGAAGCCATCCACCGGCTCCATCAGATAGAAGGCGACGCCCAGCACGCTCTCATCGCTACAATCCGCGATCAGTCCCGGATGCGGCACTGCTGTCCCGGCCAAAGCGCGCAGCACGCGTGCCTCCCGCCGCATCGTCTCATTGCTGTTGGGACGGGGATGCGCGGGCGGGCGACGGAACACATAATCGCGCCCATCACGGCTGAAACGCAGCAGGATGTTCTGCGTCCCTCCCGCAAGCGGCGTCACGTCCATCAACGGGCCGGAGCCAAGCCCCTGATCCGTCATCCACGCCGCCAGCGACTCGATGTCGACCGCTGATTCCACTTAGGCATCCCTCACTTTTATCGACTGTTCACCCGTCGATTAGATCAATTGGATAATGCACTTGACGAACGCGCTTGGCAATGAGAAAAATGCACACATGGTCAGACTTCAACTTGCCAAGGCCGATGACGTCACGCGCAGCGCCGCTGCGGAGCAGCTCAAGAAGGTCGCCCTGCGCCTGTTCGCGGAACGGGGCGTGGATGGCGTCACCGTGCGGGAGATCGCGGCGGCGGCGGGGCAGAAGAATCACGGCGCTGTCGGCTATTATTTCGGGTCGAAGGAAGCGCTGGTGCGGGCCATCGTCATGGACGGCGCGGTGGCGCTCGACCGGGAACGCAACGCCGCGCTCGACTCGCTGGAGCGGGAGGGCGGACCCCGCACGATCCGGGAGGTCGTGGATATCCTTGTCCAGCCGGTTCTTGGCCTGCCCGATGAGCATTATGTCCAGTTCATCGTGATCTTCGCAATGACCCACAGGGACATGATGCTGGACGCGATCGATCCGGCGTGGAACATCGCCTATGGCCGCTGCCTCGATCATTTGCGCCGCCTGATGCCGCATCTGTCGCCTGGACTTCAGAACCAGCGCTTCGTGTTCATGGGCGCATATATCAGCGCGGTCCTTTCGGCGCGGCAGCGCGCCCTGGTCGACCATAGCCGCGCGCATCCGATGTGGGGTAGCGACTCCAGCCTCGAACATTTCATGCAGTCGCTGGTCGCCCTGCTGGACGCGCCCGCCGATCTCCCGCAGGAAATGCTCGACGGTATTGGTGGAGGCGCGGGCGCAATCCCCGAGCAGCCGGGGCCGGTCGGCTGAGACGGGCGCAAAGATAAGATGATGGAGCGGATGATGACGGGCAGGAACGGGATGAGCGAACAGGCGGCAGCTTTGCTGGAAACGCCCTTGGCCGATCTGCTGGCCGCCGCTTCGGCGCTGCGCGAGGCAGGCCATGGCCGTGTGCAAAGCTGGTCGCGCAAGATATTCATCCCGCTGACCCAGCTTTGCCGGAATCTTTGCCATTATTGCACATTCTCCCAGCCCCCGCGTCCCGGCGAGAACGCCTATATGACCCGCGAGGAGGTGCTGGCCGTCGCCCGCGCAGGCAAGGCGGCGGGTTGCACCGAGGCGCTGTTCACTCTGGGCGACAAGCCCGAACTGCGCTTCACCGCCGCCCGCGAGGAACTGGCGCGGCTCGGCCATGCCACGACCATCTCCTATCTCATCGAAATGGCCGCGCTGGTACGTGACGAAACCGGACTACTGCCGCACATCAACGCCGGCGTCATGACCCGCGAGGAAATGGCCGCGCTCCGCCGGGTTTCCGTAAGCCAAGGCCTGATGCTGGAGTCCATTTCAGACCGGCTCTGCCGGAAGGGTGGCGCGCATTATCGCTCGCCTGACAAGGAACCGGCGGCACGGCTGGAAACGATCCGCCTCGCGGGCGAACTGCAAATCCCCTTCACCACCGGCATATTGATCGGCATCGGTGAAACCCGCGAGGAGCGGGTCGAAGCGCTCGAAGCCATTCGAGACCTGCATGAAGGCTATGGCCACATCCAGGAAGTCATCGTCCAGAACTTCCGCGCCAAGGAGCGCACGGTGATGGCCCATGCGCCCGAACCGGACATGGAAGACCTGCTCTGGACCATCGCCGCCGCTCGCCTGATTTTGGGTCCTGAAATGAACATCCAGGCGCCGCCCAATCTCTCGGCTGCCGACTTCCCGCGCCTGCTGTCGGCGGGGATCAACGACTGGGGCGGAGTCTCGCCGGTCACGCCCGACCATGTGAACCCCGAAGCGCCCTGGCCCGAAGTCGAGCGCCTGCGCATGGCGACCGAAGGGGAGGGGCGGATGCTGGTCGCGCGCTTGCCGGTCTATCCCGCCTATGCGCAGGATAATGATCGCTGGCAGGATGCGGCCATGGTGCGCCACATCCTCGCCCATGCCGATGCGGACGGCTTTGCCCGCGAGGATAG
Proteins encoded:
- a CDS encoding TetR/AcrR family transcriptional regulator — translated: MVRLQLAKADDVTRSAAAEQLKKVALRLFAERGVDGVTVREIAAAAGQKNHGAVGYYFGSKEALVRAIVMDGAVALDRERNAALDSLEREGGPRTIREVVDILVQPVLGLPDEHYVQFIVIFAMTHRDMMLDAIDPAWNIAYGRCLDHLRRLMPHLSPGLQNQRFVFMGAYISAVLSARQRALVDHSRAHPMWGSDSSLEHFMQSLVALLDAPADLPQEMLDGIGGGAGAIPEQPGPVG
- a CDS encoding SDR family NAD(P)-dependent oxidoreductase; translated protein: MTNELDFTGKTVLVVGGSSGIGNGMAQAFRQRGAQVHVWGTRTSAADYAGEEGSDLEGVGYTQVDVSDAAAIAAAPVPFDRLDVLIHSQGAVLYRRQEFEAEGWNKVMAVNLDSILHISNLCREALAAAKGAIIVVSSIGAFKATFGNPAYAASKAGAVNLVRALAIAWAGDGIRVNGIAPSLVDTKMTKVTMDNDERRTRALAKIPLGRFGSVEEMAGVALFLASPLSGYICGQTLVVDGGLTLT
- a CDS encoding AMP-binding protein — translated: MSLSLGGVDPARRDQLALADERVTYDWHQLDELLNRAANALNGLDLTERRVAVFAPNSAETVIAYVACLEAGISSVPVSFHLTPSEAAYILKDSGAVALLVGPETMEAGLAAAAEAGVKTVIGWRCPDREDVIHWEDWIAAASTAEPDPEVPPLPHLHYTSGTTGRPKATETPPQYFPRAATVKALAEAIRSKITPSPGIAVGPLYHTGPLGMARNVFGGMSLITVEHFDAEKTLALIEKYKVAGSVMVPTHFQRMLALPEDIRTKYDVSSIQRLAHTGAACPRAVKQAMIDWFGPVLVEAYGGTEAGSTTYITSQEWLERPGSVGKALPPFETEIYGEDGQLLGPNEVGQVYFRDTSGHGIVYRGDPEKTAAAHIAPGVFTLGEMGYVDAEGYLFITDRVSDMIVSGGVNIYPAESEHVLLRHPKVADVAVVAAPNAEMGEEARALVIPKDADDPPSPQELNAFCRANLAGYKCPRGYEMVDDIGRTVMGKVNKKALRQRFWPSDRTIGG
- a CDS encoding acyl-CoA dehydrogenase family protein, which produces MNFEYSDKVKALQARLIDFMDAHVYPIEKERDHFHHDPANLWKRWPGTEEIKAKAKAAGLWNLFLPHEYGEWSPGLTNLEYAPLAEIMGRVIGSSEYFNCSAPDTGNMEVLARYGTPEQQEKWLKPLLDGTIRSSYVMTEPEVASSDATNVATTIIADGDDYVINGRKWWISGALDPNTKIFILLGKTPNDGPRHQQHSQILIPAGTPGIEIIRPLDVMNAVHSPGGHAEMVFKDVRVPKENLILGEGRGFEIAQGRLGPGRIHHCMRLIGQAQRALEYMARRVESRVAFGRKLADQGSIRQDIALSFCEIEQARLLTLKAADAMDRYGNKIAKDLIAAIKIVAPRMTQTVADRAMQVFGGIGISSDFPPAAAFMNARYLRFADGPDEVHMAQLGKLKIAELNQLPVR
- a CDS encoding MFS transporter, which codes for MTPQNQADSRANPGLGSAWWMVAVLFGLYVLSWVDRLIVSMLVTPIKAHLLLSDVQISMITSTSFAIFYAVFGLPLGWASDRFSRRWIIFGGVVIWGIATTACGFAQTYEALLIGRIFVGVGEAALLPAAYSLIADAFPPRLLTRATSTFQMAGKVGSATAFALGGVAIAFATAHTGIHIPFHGPAQPWQLVMMMVGLPGIIFALLLFTFPDPGRRKPPGAASMAASGEIRTFVSRNWKLLALMLVGTSCLAMCGYSMTNWVPAYIERHFGWKPVQYGLALSMMNIVSAVSLVVNGWIVDRLFSGGMKDAHLRFYSWLIIGFLPVVGYMFFATNVYVFLACYCVAQFITVPFMVYVSSVMGLIAPATIRARMLAFFLFVFTILGLGAGPAIVAALTEYVFHDEGALGQSLAVVVTVCSVIALISFRMALRYLAPAIASRKDV
- a CDS encoding phosphotransferase family protein; translated protein: MESAVDIESLAAWMTDQGLGSGPLMDVTPLAGGTQNILLRFSRDGRDYVFRRPPAHPRPNSNETMRREARVLRALAGTAVPHPGLIADCSDESVLGVAFYLMEPVDGFNPVGQLPEPHASSPAMRHAMGLALVDGIAALGAQDHQALGLADFGKPENFLGRQVDRWRSQLAGYGEFDGWTGPEALPSVGAVGDWLERHRPDRFMPGIMHGDYHLANVMYRNDGPELAAIIDWELATIGDPLLDLGWVLATWPDGKSESTVSVKPWNGFPAAGELVTRYAEGSARDLSAVDWYHVLACYKLGILLEGTYARACAGKAPRETGDKLHGRAIHLFERAEALIR